The nucleotide sequence CTTCACATGCTAAAGTTTACCATGTAATAGTGTGATATTTAAGGGTATGGATTGAATACTATCAAGACTACACTTCCCGCAGAGTAGTCAAACGAACATGAAATGACTTTATTATTGTAATAAACTTAATTTTATCTAGGCAGCACTCATTTTCTTTTCAGTGCTTATGCATTTGAATATTAGTTGCAAGACTTATGAAATATGTGTCATGATGCAATGAGGAAATCATATGCTAGTTGAGGTAGTGTGATTTGTAAGCTAATGTTCTCTTGCATTAATGTCATTCTTAAGCAACACTGGAGAATAAGAAGTTGAGTTCCTGAATTATCACATTAATTTGATTCTTGATCGGTTTCTCCTGTCTTGTTTCCTGGGTCGTCTGTGCTATCATTTTGTTATCAATAACACCCCCACCTACCATGTTTTCCTAGGCTCATAGACGCCACTTTGCAGTTTTCACTATCAACACACAACCATTAGTAGCCATTAAAAAGGTAGTGAGATGTCGCAAAGTAATTTCGGACCTGTATTTTTGTTGTGCTTTTCTGCAGGATTTCGCACAAGCGATGTTAGAAAAGGACGAGAATATCAAGGATTTCGCACAAGCAATGTTAGAAAAGGATGCGGGATTTCCTGAAGTTAGGGCCAATATGGCTTTTAGCAGAGGTGATAATGCCTCTCTTTTGAAATTGTTGCATTCATTTAAAAGGCACCTTATGCTGTATTTTTTTGGTTATATTTCCTAGGTGCGGACGATGCTCTTTTTGCATTACTTGATTCCAAGAACTTTTCTACCCGTGAGGTACCTTGTTGTTTGATTTTATATCTGAAAAATGAATCTCTTACGCTCTTTTAAGATGCAAGGACACCAAAGTTCATTTATAATTTTGTAGGTTACGAACAAGATCTTCAATTCCTTAAAAAGGAGAAAGGAAGGAAGATTCATGGAAGAGAGCAAGAAAAAAAGGATGCGATGTGGAGGTGAAGCGCAAGGAAATTGGCTCCCCTTGAATGGTAGCGATGATGAACCAATTGTTCTTCCAAATCCAATGGTTGGCTTTAGCCTGCCTAATAGCATGGTACAGCCAGTTAAAAGAAGTCTCCCCGAACAAGCTATTGGTCCACCTTTCTTCTACTATGAAAATGTGGCCCAAACCCCCAAACGCACATGGGATACTATTAAAGGAGAATTGTATGGTGTAGAGCCAGAGTTTCTGGATTCCAAGTACATATGTGCAACTGCCAGGAAAAGAGGTTACATCCATAATCTCCCGATTGAGAATAGGTCATCTCTCTGCCTGGAGCCTCCAAAGACTATATTTGAGGCGTTTCCCCATTATAGGAAGTGGTGGCCTTCTTGGGACTCGAGAAAGCAGCTCAACTGCCTGACGACATGTGTGCCAAGTTCAAGGCTGACAGAACTAATTGAGTTTGTTCTTTCAGTAGCGGAGAATCCACCATCTCTTCGTGTTCAAAAATATGTTATGGCTTTGTGCAGACAATACAATCTCGTGTGGGTTGGTAAAAACAGGGTTGCTCATTTGGAGCCCCATGAGATGGAATACCTACTGGGTTTTCCAAGGAATCACACGAGGGGAGTCACCAGAACTCAGAGGTACAAATCTCTTGGCAACTCATTTCAAGTGGATACAGTTACTTACCACTTGTCTGTGTTGAGGGACATGTTTCCTGATGGTATAAACGTACTGTCCTTATTCACCGGTATTGGAGGAGGAGAGGTAGCGCTACATAGGCTTGGAATCCACATGAGGATAGTGGTTTCTGTAGAGATATCTAAAGTGAATAAGAGGATTTTGAGAAGTTGGTGGAATCAGACTCAGACAGGCGAGTTGATTCAGATTCCAGACGTGAGGACTCTAACTGATGATAAAATCAGGTCATTTATTGAAAGTATTGGCGGCTTTGACTTGGTGATTGGGGGCAGCCCATGCAACAATCTCGCTGGCAGAAATCGGTTCCACCGTGACGGTCTAGAGGGCGAGCACTCTTCTCTATTCTACCAGTACCCCAGAATCTTGAACACCGTCAAGTCAGAGATGGCGAGGATTAAGCACTTAGCTATATCTCATTGTTGCAAACCAGTCTAGGACATACTAGTAAGGACTCGCTAGATAGTAGAGTACATGTACACCGACAAGTTGAGAACTGTTTGAGAACTTGAGAGAATTGGCTCTGATTTTGTGATAGATGATTCGTACGGTGCGAGTCTGCATAGTACTGCCCTGTCCTGTATTCTTGTTTATTTTTTTCTCTGTTTCCAGGAATTCAGCATTTGCTTAGAGGCAATGTAAAATTGTTATATTGCCAGACATTCAGTTCTCTAATGCCCGGTCCGATTTCTTAACTTGCTTTTTCAATGGAGAATCATAGCAGGCAATGCTGGAAATGCTTTTCCTCTGCACTTGTATTCTGCATACTGATATCATACCCGGCAATGCCATGGTTTGTATTCTGGATATGTCAGACATGTTTTCCCTCTGCACTTGTATTCTGGAGGCAATGCCATAGTTTCTAAGAACACTTGGTTCAGTAGACAATTTATAGAATCTCCAAGAGATGATGAAAATATTTGTGATGGGTAGGAGAGAATTTTTTTTTCATCACCACAGCCGCTGTTGCCGCAACAGATAATACAAAAATGATGCCACAAATTAAAACGATCAGTTGAACAGTACTAGGATAAACCCGCACTACTTTCATACAAGCACCATTGGAAAATCGATCTCTATCGAGTTCATTTGTGTCTGCCGAGCTCTACTCCACGGGAAGAAAAAGAAAACTACTTATCGTTGGGAAAGATTACAATGCGGCACGGTCAAGAAACACCTCCTCGGACCCCTCATCTCCGGTATTCTGATACGTCTGCGGCACGGTCAAGACACACGGCAGTTTCTCCAGGACAACCTCGCCGGGCCTGCTGCTGCTCGTCACCATCTGCATGGCCACCGTCCTCGTGCTGCCTTCAACCACGCTAGACTTCCGCAGGACGCAGGCGCGCAGCCGGGCCTTGTACGGCGGCCACGGCGACGCGCCCGCTCTGACGCACACGAGCGACACGGCGGTGTCCCCGCGCTGCTCGCCCACGACGAGAGCGAACACGCGGGCGTCCTTCGCGGCGAGGATCAGCCGGCGGCACGGCACGGTCGACGCCGGCACGCAGAGGGAGAGCACCTTGCCGTACCGGGCGCCGTACGCGGGCCAGGAGTGGAAGGAGGTGAGGTGACGGAGGAGCGCGTGCGGCGGGCTGGCAAAGCCGCAGCCGGGCATCGCGCACGAGCAGGGCGCCTGTGGGCACGCGTCGTTGTGGGCCGTGACCTCGCTGTAGGTGAGGAAGCCGTGGCAGCCGCGGTGGGGGCACTTGAACCTGGCATACAAGATGAAGTGTTCTGCCATCGCGTTCCGGGCGTCGAACTTGGCCCCGCCGTCCTTGCAGTTCTTGCACGACTCGGTGCAGCAGAGTACGCAGGCGAGGTGCCCGCTCTTGCACTGCGTGTAAATCATCAGATTCGTGGATCGATCGGTGCAGCTAGCTTGCTATAGCTCGCATGGAACGGAATGGAATCTAATCGGAGCTATCGCATGTGTAGGTACGTACCTGGAAGACGGGACACTTGATGTAGAGGAGGTTTTGGGAGCAGACGGAGCAACGGATCCAGTTGCTGTCGATCTGCATGACGGCCACGGAGCTCACCCATCCCGGCGACGGCTCCGACGAGCCGGCTGCGGCTTCAAGGGCGACGACGTCCCGCATCGCCTCGCTGTAGAGCGCACCCACGTCCATCGCTCCGGCCGGCAACGACTCCGACGAGCCGTCGGCTTCAAGGGCGACGCCGGTCAGCAACGACTCCGAAGAGCCGTCGGCTTCAATGGCGACGGTGTCCCGCGTCGTCTCGCGGTAGAGCGCATCCACGTCCATCGCTCCGGTCGGCGACAAACGATGCGCGCTGATAGGTACGTACGACAGTGGCAAAAATCTTCATTTTAGGTTAAAAAGAATAGAATAGAGAGAACTATAGTAGCTATAGATCAGCACCATGGCCGGCCATGGCGTGAAGCAACAAACGGTAAGGAAAAGGAAAGGAGAATCAACATACCCAATCGACGGCGAACGGAGTGGAATGGAAAAGAAGACGGGGGAAGGGGAAGGCACCTCGCACACGACGACGGGCCCCAGTTTATAGATCTCGCCCGGAGCAAACGGAGCAGCAGTGAGCGGCGGCTGCACTGGCCTCggtcgcacgcacgcacgcaccggcCTCCTTCCGAGGAAATCGCCCCGCGCCGCGGGAAGCGGAAACGGCGGCGAGCAGCTCGCCCTTTCCCAATGTGCTGCGCCAATCACCGACGCGCCAAGGCCACGAAAACCTGGACGCGTGGCCTATCTGCATGCAGGCACCAGAACGCTCCGAGGGAGCTGCGTCAAAACCCGGTCAACACACACTTACCAGTGCTGCTACGAGCGCCTCAgagcatgcttggatacgttttagtcccatgactaaaagtagtgggactaaaacttgctagtctcacccatgcttggatccaaatactaaagagactaaaatctagctattgagcatttattatcctccaaaccctccaatccggAACTAAGGAggggaattaaatgaggagagagagagctaatacatattttagtaggtttcccatgactaaaaggttttagcctcaagactagtcctagcctctctttagtcaggggtgcttgaaactttagcctctaaaagagactatttttagtcagactaaaaatagtcccttgtatccaagcaccctctcaaTTCTACCGGGCAGCAAATCTCTTTGACTTCCCACATTACGGCGTTGATGACGCGCGGGAATCGAGGGGCTGCCGTTAACCCTTATGCGGGAATCGAGGCGCACGTCTCCTTATTGATGGGACGTGGCCTGATCAGGGCCTTTATCATTCGCAGAATTTTGAAAATGCGTGAATAgaaaaaatatagaattaaaatgGTAATGCCTATTTAAATCCTATAAAATTGGCACCAAGTGTTTGATGCCATGAGAAAAgcaaacaaattttaaaaaaaagttgGAGTAGAGATTGGggtggatgttagatttcctataAAATATAGTACAAAGGATTTCATTGAAAAAATATCTATGGGGGTCAATCCTATAaactaaggcctcctttggtttgtaggaattttataggaattctagaggataggattcttacactaccggaacagggccataccccgacggccagaacaatgccgacggcccccgtcggcttcTTCGGAGATATGCCGACAGCCTGGTTCTGGCCGTTGGCGTACAAAGGCCGTCGGGTTACGCAGAGAtaagccgacggcacccgtcggcacaGAACGGCCGTCGGCCTAGCTACATATACGCCGACAGCTCCCGTCGGCTTACGAAGGCCGTCGGCATACACGTGGGGCCCGGCCACCCCCTGGCAAACGGCgtcagagctatgccgacggcctagacggggggccgtcggcataggtccgcaggccacgtcattgatccaggccgcaccatgcagagcctatgccgacggctgccgtcggcatatctgccacg is from Triticum aestivum cultivar Chinese Spring chromosome 3A, IWGSC CS RefSeq v2.1, whole genome shotgun sequence and encodes:
- the LOC123057797 gene encoding DNA (cytosine-5)-methyltransferase DRM2; amino-acid sequence: MVDWVSDSNDSDMFDWESDGLAEPLLALALNNLDASGPSMLDVTGWAKGKAPSASLVEEFVRMGYPKEIVLMAVEACGYNDANDILELLLTFKALVNYPSMENSFTSGCTPHDVEDDEDNDLDFAKWDDGGDDAGERAANSNDSSDEAESLSASALSNLDALGPSTLDVNGWAKEKAPSSSSLEEYVGMGYPKEMLLKAVKAIGYSHANEFLDLLLTFETLGNYPSMGNCFTPGCTPHDAADDDDSDIDFENLNDDDDANDSTNWNGDDDDDIDFKNWDDDDDGAGETEANSNGSGDEDFAQAMLEKDENIKDFAQAMLEKDAGFPEVRANMAFSRGADDALFALLDSKNFSTREVTNKIFNSLKRRKEGRFMEESKKKRMRCGGEAQGNWLPLNGSDDEPIVLPNPMVGFSLPNSMVQPVKRSLPEQAIGPPFFYYENVAQTPKRTWDTIKGELYGVEPEFLDSKYICATARKRGYIHNLPIENRSSLCLEPPKTIFEAFPHYRKWWPSWDSRKQLNCLTTCVPSSRLTELIEFVLSVAENPPSLRVQKYVMALCRQYNLVWVGKNRVAHLEPHEMEYLLGFPRNHTRGVTRTQRYKSLGNSFQVDTVTYHLSVLRDMFPDGINVLSLFTGIGGGEVALHRLGIHMRIVVSVEISKVNKRILRSWWNQTQTGELIQIPDVRTLTDDKIRSFIESIGGFDLVIGGSPCNNLAGRNRFHRDGLEGEHSSLFYQYPRILNTVKSEMARIKHLAISHCCKPV